In Rosa chinensis cultivar Old Blush chromosome 1, RchiOBHm-V2, whole genome shotgun sequence, a genomic segment contains:
- the LOC112200421 gene encoding disease resistance protein RPV1-like — protein MDDAELEKGKSIRPELLAAIEDSRSAIVILSKNYASSSWCLDELVKIIQCMKELGQQVLPVFLNGVNPSEVQHQRGSSETRIIEDIVNHILKKSVYTSSSVDKGFIGMNSRIDDLLSNYICPQLCGDFDQSCFLSNVREMSKNNGLVSLQENLLSRILLANIENIEDEYTRAAMIQRRLCRKKVLVVIDDVDQLTQLEKLAGSHSWFGLGSRIIITTTDVQLLKAHDVDATYKANGLNCDEALQLLSLKAFKKCPPPEDYLHLCYDILEYAQGLPLALVVLGSFLSGRGADKWASAIDRLRSTPDKRIIDMLRISFDDLHKKEKEIFLHIACFYKGKDKDRVTQILDYCQLQPVIGLDVLADRSLITISNNDLSMHDLLQEMGWEIVREESPDEPGKRSRLWSHKDINKVLERNKNFDKLKFIKLCHSQNIVETPDLAGVQNLETLDLEGCSHLVNVGEMDCFEETDVNSGSAIEISSTHDHRKYVKGIPFDIDSEDRGSTGVQRLLELSSSSANSCGLDQLTFLFTLSLMKLEFIKKGGNSLMLVLTTVGLKVELTARSL, from the exons ATGGATGACGCAGAGCTTGAGAAAGGAAAATCCATTAGGCCTGAACTTTTAGCTGCAATTGAGGACTCTAGATCTGCGATTGTCATTCTCTCAAAGAACTATGCTTCTTCGtcatggtgcttggatgaactcgTCAAGATTATTCAATGCATGAAAGAATTGGGCCAACAAGTCCTCCCCGTCTTCTTAAACGGCGTGAATCCTTCTGAGGTGCAGCACCAAAGGGGAAG CTCTGAAACAAGAATAATTGAGGACATTGTTAATCATATACTAAAGAAGTCCGTGTATACATCTTCAAGTGTTGACAAAGGCTTCATAGGAATGAATTCCCGCATTGATGATTTATTAAGCAATTACATATGTCCGCAGCTTTGTGGG GATTTTGACCAAAGCTGCTTTCTTTCCAATGTTAGAGAAATGTCTAAAAACAATGGCCTGGTTTCTCTACAAGAAAACCTTCTTTCCAGAATCCTGCTGGCAAATATTGAAAATATAGAGGATGAATACACAAGAGCTGCTATGATACAAAGGCGGTTGTGTAGAAAAAAGGTGCTTGTTGTTATTGATGATGTGGATCAGTTGACACAATTAGAGAAATTGGCTGGAAGTCACAGCTGGTTCGGTCTAGGGAGTAGAATTATCATAACCACCACAGATGTTCAGTTGTTAAAGGCACATGATGTTGATGCTACATACAAGGCTAACGGGTTAAACTGTGATGAAGCACTtcaacttttgagtttgaaggcTTTCAAGAAATGTCCCCCTCCAGAAGATTATTTGCATCTGTGCTACGATATTTTAGAGTATGCTCAGGGGCTTCCGTTGGCTCTCGTGGTTTTAGGTTCTTTTCTGTCTGGTAGAGGGGCTGATAAATGGGCAAGTGCAATAGATAGGCTGAGGAGCACACCAGATAAACGCATTATTGACATGCTTCGGATTAGTTTTGATGACCTgcataaaaaagagaaagaaatattccTACATATTGCTTGCTTTTACAAGGGGAAGGATAAGGATCGTGTGACACAAATACTAGACTATTGCCAGCTACAACCTGTCATTGGTTTAGATGTTCTTGCTGATAGATCTCTCATAACTATCTCCAACAATGATTTGTCGATGCATGATTTGCTACAAGAAATGGGCTGGGAAATTGTTCGTGAAGAGTCTCCTGATGAGCCAGGCAAACGTAGTAGATTATGGTCTCATAAAGACATCAACAAGGTGCTGGAGAGAAATAAG AATTTTGACAAGCTGAAGTTCATCAAACTCTGCCATTCTCAAAACATTGTGGAGACCCCAGACCTTGCAGGTGTTCAGAATCTTGAGACTTTAGATCTTGAAGGATGTTCTCATTTG GTAAATGTGGGGGAGATGGACTGTTTTGAGGAAACTGATGTGAATAGTGGGTCTGCAATAGAAATATCATCTACGCATGATCACAGAAAATAC GTTAAAGGTATTCCATTTGATATAGATAGCGAGGATCGAGGCAGTACAGGTGTACAAAGGTTACTTGAACTTTCCTCGAGTAGTGCAAATTCATGTGGACTTGATCAGCTTACTTTCCTCTTTACGCTTTCACTAATGAAACTTGAATTCATCAAGAAGGGGGGAAATAGTTTGATGTTGGTTTTAACTACAGTTGGCTTAAAGGTGGAATTAACTGCTAGAAGTTTATAG
- the LOC112200433 gene encoding disease resistance protein RPP2B-like — protein MGEMDCFEETDVNSGSAIEMSSTHDRRKYVRGSIFHGCKVIWRSLNKFLPSGLVPKVNTEPMSFHLPISGLCNLTYLNLSNCNLGEGAFANEFGYFPSLVTLNLSGNNFVRIPSGIRLLSKLENFNLENCKRLQELSDLPSNSILDLRADGCTSLRYLFDASNLNRLNKSYFNFINCFNLNGNQGRNNIAFEILKTFMYQGISNNRETFQIVIPGSNISEWFTDRRVGCSLSVSVPAHWNNSRVLGFALCAVFVIHELRVDKRYINEFKTFNATHHLVCCLKLNGRELQVYGRQPAFRFSEEFCKVESDHLWLFYVSRDKYFGTEWWHNSCSQVEFLFETRGPGLMVKECGVRLIYEQDVQELNQTTTQSSSRFDIPVAGETSGTGSITCTLEEL, from the exons ATGGGGGAGATGGACTGTTTTGAGGAAACTGATGTGAATAGTGGGTCTGCAATAGAAATGTCATCTACCCATGATCGCAGAAAATATGTGAGAGGTTCAATCTTTCATGGATGCAAAGTAATTTGGCGATCTTTAAATAAGTTCTTGCCTTCTGGATTGGTGCCAAAAGTGAATACAGAGCCAATGAGTTTCCACCTGCCTATATCTGGTCTGTGTAATTTAACGTATCTGAACTTGAGTAATTGCAATCTTGGTGAAGGAGCATTTGCCAACGAATTCGGTTACTTTCCCTCTTTGGTGACCTTGAATCTAAGTGGAAACAATTTTGTTCGCATTCCTTCAGGCATTCGATTGCTTTCTAAGCTTGAGAACTTTAACTTGGAGAATTGCAAGAGACTTCAAGAGTTGTCAGACCTTCCATCAAATAGTATACTAGATTTAAGGGCAGATGGTTGTACTTCATTGAGATACTTGTTCGATGCATCAAATTTGAACAGATTAAACAaatcatatttcaatttcatcaattgcTTCAATCTAAATGGCAATCAAGGAAGAAATAACATAGCATTCGAAATACTGAAGACATTCATGTATCAG GGAATCTCTAATAACAGGGAAACTTTTCAAATTGTAATTCCTGGAAGTAATATTTCTGAGTGGTTCACCGATCGGAGAGTTGGGTGTTCCTTAAGTGTATCTGTGCCTGCACATTGGAATAACAGTCGGGTTTTGGGATTTGCTCTGTGTGCTGTTTTTGTAATCCATGAGCTTCGGGTGGATAAGCGTTATATAAATGAATTCAAGACTTTTAATGCAACACATCATCTTGTATGTTGCCTGAAGCTCAATGGAAGAGAATTGCAAGTATATGGCAGACAGCCAGCATTTCGCTTTAGTGAAGAATTTTGCAAGGTTGAATCAGATCACCTGTGGCTATTCTATGTATCTCGTGATAAATACTTTGGTACAGAGTGGTGGCATAACAGTTGTAGTCAGGTTGAGTTCTTATTTGAAACCAGAGGGCCGGGTCTGATGGTGAAGGAGTGTGGAGTCCGTCTGATATATGAGCAAGATGTGCAAGAGTTAAACCAAACAACCACTCAATCAAGCAGTAGGTTTGACATTCCAGTTGCTGGGGAAACCAGTGGCACTGGTAGCATAACTTGCACGCTTGAAGAATTGTAG
- the LOC112200441 gene encoding disease resistance protein RPV1-like, with translation MASTSSRGQRKGFTRKGFTGRLYSALNQRGILTFMDDRELEKGRSIRPELLAAIEDSRYAIVIFSVNYASSSWCLDELVKIIQCMKDMGQQVLPVFYHADPSDVRHQRGWFELKWKPQVDVEVREHEEVYGQNEDRLTAWRDALTEVASLSGWDSKNYSNSTKLIEEIVNHILKKSVYKSSSVDKGFIGMDSRVDDLIGNYICPQLCGVRFIGIHGMQGIGKTTLARAIHDQICQDFDRTCFLSNVREMSQNNGLVSLQEKLLSRILMAKIENIDNEYTRAAMIERRLCRIKVLVVIDDVDRLTQLEKLVGSRNWFGRGSRIIITTTDFQLLKAHDVGATYKANGLNFDEALQLLSLKAFKKCPPPEDYLHLCYDIIGYAQGLPLALVVLGSFLFGRSADKWASAIDRLKNTPEKRIIEVLRISFDGLDEKDQEIFQHIACFYKGKDKDRVTQILDYCQLDPVIGLDVLAGRSLIIISNNELSMHDLLQELGWEIVCEQSPKEPGKPRRLWSHEDINNVLKKNKVRV, from the exons ATGGCGTCAACCTCTTCTCGTGGTCAACGGAAGGGTTTTACCCGCAAGGGTTTTACTGGTCGCCTGTATTCTGCACTAAATCAGAGAGGAATTCTCACTTTTATGGATGATCGAGAGCTTGAGAAAGGAAGATCCATTAGGCCTGAACTTTTAGCTGCAATTGAGGACTCTAGATATGCGATTGTCATTTTCTCAGTCAACTATGCTTCTTCGtcatggtgcttggatgaactcgTCAAGATTATTCAATGCATGAAAGACATGGGCCAACAAGTCCTCCCCGTCTTCTACCACGCGGATCCTTCTGATGTGCGGCACCAAAGGGGATGGTTTGAGCTCAAATGGAAACCCCAAGTAGATGTGGAAGTAAGGGAACATGAAGAAGTTTATGGGCAAAATGAGGACAGACTGACTGCGTGGAGAGATGCTTTGACTGAGGTCGCCAGTCTTTCTGGCTGGGATTCCAAGAATTATTC AAATTCAACAAAGCTAATTGAGGAAATTGTTAATCATATACTGAAGAAGTCTGTGTATAAATCTTCAAGTGTTGACAAGGGCTTCATAGGAATGGATTCCCGTGTTGATGATTTAATAGGCAATTACATATGTCCACAGCTTTGTGGGGTGCGTTTTATAGGGATCCATGGCATGCAGGGCATAGGTAAGACAACACTTGCCCGAGCTATCCATGATCAAATTTGCCAGGATTTTGACCGAACCTGCTTTCTTTCCAATGTTAGAGAAATGTCTCAAAACAATGGCCTAGTTTCTCTACAAGAAAAACTACTTTCCAGAATCCTGATGGctaaaattgaaaatatagACAATGAATACACACGAGCTGCTATGATAGAAAGGCGGTTGTGTAGAATAAAGGTGCTTGTTGTTATTGATGATGTGGATCGGTTGACACAATTAGAGAAATTGGTTGGAAGTCGCAACTGGTTTGGTCGAGGGAGTAGAATTATCATAACCACCACAGATTTTCAGTTGTTAAAGGCACATGATGTTGGTGCTACGTACAAGGCTAATGGCTTAAACTTTGATGAAGCACTtcaacttttgagtttgaaggcTTTTAAGAAATGTCCCCCACCAGAAGATTATTTGCATCTATGCTACGATATTATAGGGTATGCTCAGGGGCTTCCATTGGCTCTCGTGGTTTTAGGTTCTTTTCTATTTGGTAGAAGCGCTGATAAATGGGCAAGTGCAATAGATAGGCTAAAGAACACACCAGAGAAACGCATTATTGAGGTGCTTCGGATTAGTTTTGATGGACTGGATGAAAAAGACCAAGAAATATTCCAACATATTGCTTGCTTTTACAAGGGGAAGGATAAGGATCGTGTGACACAAATACTAGACTATTGCCAGCTAGACCCTGTCATTGGTTTAGATGTACTTGCTGGTAGATCTCTCATAATTATCTCCAACAACGAACTGTCGATGCATGATTTGCTACAAGAATTGGGCTGGGAAATTGTTTGTGAACAGTCTCCCAAAGAGCCAGGCAAACCTAGGAGATTATGGTCTCATGAAGACATCAACAATGTGCTGAAGAAAAATAAGGTAAGAGTTTGA